Proteins encoded together in one Electrophorus electricus isolate fEleEle1 chromosome 9, fEleEle1.pri, whole genome shotgun sequence window:
- the fsta gene encoding follistatin-A: protein MLRMLTRLQLHPGMILLLIWFCHFIEDQKVQAGNCWLQQGKNGRCQVLYMPGMSREECCRSGRLGTSWTEEDVPNSTLFRWTIFNGGAPNCIPCKETCDNVDCGPGKKCKMNRRSKPRCVCAPDCSNITWKGPVCGSDGKTYRDECALLKSKCKGLPDLEVQYQGKCKKTCRDVLCPGSSTCVVDQTNNAYCVTCNRVCPEVSSPEQYLCGNDGIVYASACHLRRATCLLGRSIGVAYEGKCIKAKSCDDIQCSAGKKCLWDARVGRGRCALCSEPCPESRSDETVCASDNASYPSACAMKQAACSKGVLLEVKHSGSCNSITEDQEEDDDDEDQDYMAYIHLSPVLDG from the exons ATGTTAAGGATGCTAACGCGCCTTCAGCTCCACCCGGGAATGATTTTATTACTGATATGGTTCTGTCATTTCATTGAAGATCAAAAAGTACAAG CTGGTAACTGCTGGCTACAGCAGGGGAAGAACGGAAGATGCCAGGTCCTCTACATGCCAGGAATGAGCCGGGAGGAATGTTGCCGAAGTGGAAGACTCGGAACATCTTGGACTGAGGAGGATGTGCCTAACAGCACACTATTCAGGTGGACGATCTTCAATGGCGGAGCACCAAACTGCATACCTTGTAAAG agACATGTGACAATGTTGACTGTGGCCCTGGAAAGAAATGTAAGATGAACAGGAGGAGCAAGCCACGTTGCGTGTGCGCCCCTGACTGCTCCAACATCACCTGGAAAGGGCCTGTGTGTGGGTCGGACGGAAAAACCTACCGTGACGAGTGCGCCCTCCTGAAGTCGAAGTGCAAAGGACTCCCTGATCTGGAGGTGCAGTACCAAGGCAAATGCAAAA AGACCTGTCGCGATGTTCTCTGCCCTGGCAGTTCTACGTGCGTGGTGGACCAGACCAATAACGCTTACTGCGTGACATGCAACCGTGTGTGCCCCGAGGTCTCGTCGCCCGAACAGTACCTATGTGGCAACGATGGCATCGTCTACGCCAGCGCCTGCCATTTAAGGAGAGCCACGTGCCTCCTAGGGAGGTCTATTGGAGTGGCCTATGAAGGCAAATGCATTA AGGCCAAGTCGTGTGATGATATCCAGTGCAGTGCGGGAAAGAAGTGTCTGTGGGATGCGCGGGTGGGCCGCGGGCGGTGTGCGCTCTGCAGCGAGCCGTGCCCCGAGAGCCGCTCGGATGAGACGGTGTGCGCCAGCGACAACGCCTCGTATCCGAGCGCATGCGCCATGAAGCAAGCGGCGTGCTCCAAGGGCGTGCTCCTCGAGGTTAAGCATTCAGGATCTTGCAACT CCATTACGGAAGACCAGGAGGAGgacgatgatgatgaagacCAGGACTACATGGCTTATATCCATTTATCACCAGTACTGGACGGATAA